TAGGTCCGGCTCTTGGTCAGCAAGGCGTTAATATTATGGAATTTTGTAAAGCATTTAATGAAAGAACAAAAGATATGGCTGGCTTCAGGGTTCCGGTCGTTATCACTGTTTATGCTGATAGAAGCTTTACATTTATTACAAAACAACCGCCTGCTACGGATTTGATTAAAAAAGCTGCAGGAATAGATAAAGGTTCGGATAATCCGTTAAAAAATAAAGTAGCCAAGCTCACAAAAGCTCAGGTGCTTGAAATAGTTGAGAAAAAAATTGCCGACTTAAATACTAAAGATAGAGAGCAAGCAGCTAAAATCATTGCTGGTTCGGCTCGCTCAATAGGAATTACGGTAGTAGATTAATCCTTTTACCACATAAGGATTTTATAAAGTTGAATTTATGCACACGCGTTA
This region of Campylobacter showae CSUNSWCD genomic DNA includes:
- the rplK gene encoding 50S ribosomal protein L11 — protein: MAKKVIGEIKLHIAAAKANPSPPVGPALGQQGVNIMEFCKAFNERTKDMAGFRVPVVITVYADRSFTFITKQPPATDLIKKAAGIDKGSDNPLKNKVAKLTKAQVLEIVEKKIADLNTKDREQAAKIIAGSARSIGITVVD